The Halogeometricum rufum genome has a segment encoding these proteins:
- a CDS encoding AzlD domain-containing protein produces the protein MTTGYGPVPIWGVVVAVGLATFGIRASFVYLFGRIDTVPARVKHALRFVPPAVFAALVVPELVVSDGSVAFAPISVSLSDLAVSVGNERLLAGIVAAAIAWVTEDVFATIVAGMGTLWVLRFLV, from the coding sequence ATGACGACCGGGTACGGCCCGGTCCCCATCTGGGGCGTCGTCGTCGCCGTCGGCCTCGCGACGTTCGGCATCCGCGCCTCGTTCGTCTACCTGTTCGGCCGCATCGACACCGTCCCGGCGCGCGTGAAGCACGCCCTCCGGTTCGTCCCGCCCGCGGTGTTCGCCGCGCTCGTCGTCCCGGAACTCGTCGTCAGCGACGGGTCGGTCGCGTTCGCGCCGATTTCGGTGTCGCTGTCGGACCTCGCGGTCTCGGTCGGCAACGAGCGACTGCTCGCGGGCATCGTCGCCGCGGCTATCGCGTGGGTGACGGAGGACGTGTTCGCCACCATCGTCGCGGGGATGGGGACGCTGTGGGTGCTCCGGTTTCTCGTCTGA
- the purQ gene encoding phosphoribosylformylglycinamidine synthase I produces the protein MTVAVIQFGGSNCDRDAVAALEHLGIDAERVWHEDGLPADATGVVLPGGFSYGDYLRAGAMAARSPIMNDVREAAAEGTPVLGVCNGAQIGCESSLTEGAFTTNESARFQCEYVHLRVENADTPWTAAYDEGDVIEIPIAHGEGRFEISDDRYDRLVAEDRVLFRYCDAAGNVTEAANPNGSRGNVAGITGEEENVGVLMPHPERATLPDLNGSTDGAGVLRGFARD, from the coding sequence GTGACGGTCGCGGTGATACAGTTCGGCGGGTCGAACTGCGACCGGGACGCCGTCGCCGCCCTCGAACACCTCGGCATCGACGCCGAACGCGTCTGGCACGAGGACGGCCTGCCGGCGGACGCGACGGGCGTCGTGCTCCCCGGCGGGTTCTCCTACGGCGACTACCTCCGCGCGGGCGCGATGGCCGCGCGGTCGCCCATCATGAACGACGTGCGCGAGGCGGCGGCCGAGGGCACGCCCGTCCTCGGCGTCTGCAACGGCGCGCAGATCGGCTGCGAGTCGAGTCTCACCGAGGGCGCGTTCACGACGAACGAGAGCGCTCGCTTCCAGTGCGAGTACGTCCACCTCCGCGTCGAGAACGCCGATACGCCGTGGACCGCCGCCTACGACGAGGGCGACGTGATCGAGATACCCATCGCGCACGGCGAGGGGCGGTTCGAGATCAGCGACGACCGGTACGACCGGTTGGTCGCGGAGGACCGCGTCCTCTTCCGCTACTGCGACGCGGCGGGGAACGTGACCGAGGCGGCGAACCCGAACGGTTCCCGCGGCAACGTCGCCGGCATCACCGGCGAGGAGGAGAACGTCGGCGTGTTGATGCCGCACCCCGAACGCGCGACGCTGCCCGACCTGAACGGCAGCACCGACGGCGCGGGCGTCCTCCGCGGGTTCGCGCGGGACTGA
- a CDS encoding aldehyde ferredoxin oxidoreductase family protein — protein MTEQGGFNDHVARVDLSSGEVRYEGIDEEDARKYIGGRGLGVKYVFDQGPDVDPMGPDNLLAFMNGPLTGTQAPMSGRIAVCTKSPLTGTVTDSHHGGWSGARLKWAGFDGLLFEGKAEHPTYAYVEDGEVELRDASHITEWGVHDAIDELESEVDGQVGKNLSVMAIGPAGENGVRYACIVNEDDRASGRGGTGAVMGSKNLKAVVVKSGTKMPKPANPETFTEGYQQAMQLIRESDVTAPNEGGLSLYGTNVLMNLTEEMDGLPTRNGRYTSTHSEAEADPSEPNIDAEKVSGENVRENILVDEPTCHSCPVACKKETEVTYERKGEEMNVRGESYEYESAFALGPNSMNDDRDSIAVMIDMCNQLGMDTIETGNMLAMAMEMTEQGKLDDLGEGIEWGDVEHMMDVMEDIANQESELGELLAKGAERVADEVGAHENKLSVKGQTIPAYDPRAMKGMGIGYATSNRGACHLRGYTPSAEILGLPEKVDPREWEGKGELCALFQDMHAISDSFDICKFNAFAEGIEEYVLQYNGMTGLDVTEDELMETGDRIYTLERYYNNLAGFDGSDDTLPGRFLEGDEAVPGQGASEGQLCELDEMKDEYYARRKWVDGVVPDERLEELGIDIGPGTGVSTGDSPAPADD, from the coding sequence ATGACCGAGCAAGGCGGATTCAACGACCACGTGGCACGGGTGGACCTCTCCTCGGGAGAGGTTCGCTACGAAGGTATCGACGAAGAGGACGCGCGAAAGTACATCGGCGGGCGCGGCCTCGGGGTGAAGTACGTGTTCGACCAGGGGCCCGACGTGGACCCGATGGGACCGGACAACCTGCTGGCGTTCATGAACGGGCCGCTGACGGGGACGCAAGCGCCGATGAGCGGACGCATCGCCGTCTGCACGAAGTCGCCGCTGACGGGCACCGTCACCGACTCCCACCACGGCGGGTGGTCGGGTGCGCGACTCAAGTGGGCCGGGTTCGACGGCCTCCTGTTCGAGGGGAAGGCCGAACACCCGACGTACGCGTACGTCGAGGACGGCGAAGTCGAACTCCGCGACGCCTCCCACATCACCGAGTGGGGCGTCCACGACGCCATCGACGAGTTGGAGAGCGAAGTCGACGGACAGGTCGGCAAGAACCTGAGCGTGATGGCCATCGGTCCCGCCGGCGAGAACGGCGTCCGCTACGCCTGCATCGTCAACGAGGACGACCGGGCGTCCGGCCGCGGCGGCACGGGTGCGGTGATGGGCTCGAAGAACCTCAAGGCCGTCGTCGTCAAGTCCGGCACGAAGATGCCGAAACCGGCGAACCCGGAGACGTTCACCGAGGGCTACCAGCAGGCGATGCAACTCATCCGCGAGTCCGACGTCACCGCGCCGAACGAGGGCGGCCTGTCGCTGTACGGGACGAACGTCCTCATGAACCTGACCGAGGAGATGGACGGCCTGCCGACGCGCAACGGGCGCTACACCTCGACGCACTCGGAGGCCGAGGCGGACCCCTCCGAACCCAACATCGACGCGGAGAAGGTGTCCGGCGAGAACGTCCGCGAGAACATCCTCGTGGACGAGCCGACCTGTCACTCCTGCCCCGTCGCCTGTAAGAAAGAGACCGAGGTCACCTACGAGCGGAAAGGTGAGGAGATGAACGTCCGCGGTGAGTCCTACGAGTACGAGTCGGCGTTCGCCCTCGGGCCGAACTCGATGAACGACGACCGCGACAGCATCGCCGTCATGATCGACATGTGCAACCAGCTCGGGATGGACACCATCGAGACGGGCAACATGCTCGCGATGGCGATGGAGATGACCGAGCAGGGCAAACTCGACGACCTCGGCGAGGGCATCGAGTGGGGCGACGTCGAGCACATGATGGACGTGATGGAGGACATCGCCAACCAGGAGAGCGAACTCGGCGAACTCCTCGCCAAGGGCGCCGAACGCGTCGCCGACGAGGTGGGCGCCCACGAGAACAAGCTCTCGGTCAAGGGCCAGACCATCCCGGCCTACGACCCGCGCGCGATGAAGGGCATGGGCATCGGCTACGCCACCTCGAACCGCGGCGCGTGTCACCTGCGCGGCTACACGCCGTCGGCCGAGATTCTCGGCCTGCCGGAGAAGGTGGACCCGCGCGAGTGGGAGGGGAAGGGCGAACTGTGCGCCCTGTTCCAGGACATGCACGCCATCTCCGACTCGTTCGACATCTGCAAGTTCAACGCGTTCGCGGAGGGCATCGAGGAGTACGTCCTGCAGTACAACGGCATGACGGGCCTCGACGTGACCGAGGACGAACTGATGGAGACGGGCGACCGCATCTACACGCTGGAGCGGTACTACAACAACCTCGCCGGCTTCGACGGCTCCGACGACACGCTCCCGGGCCGTTTCCTCGAGGGCGACGAGGCCGTCCCCGGACAGGGGGCCTCCGAGGGCCAACTGTGCGAACTCGATGAGATGAAAGACGAGTACTACGCGCGCCGCAAGTGGGTCGACGGCGTCGTCCCCGACGAACGCCTCGAAGAACTCGGCATCGACATCGGGCCGGGAACGGGCGTCTCAACCGGCGACAGCCCCGCGCCCGCGGACGACTGA
- a CDS encoding archaeosine biosynthesis radical SAM protein RaSEA: protein MSQPSPEVYERGKGMDAHNEVMREIRSRKDRTYDPHEPTRVWLDEDNTPDGVKRSLTIILNTGGCRWARAGGCTMCGYVAESVEGGSVAHEALMDQIQVCLDHEAENADEPADLIKIYTSGSFLDEREVGAETRRAIGETFGDRERIVVESLPDFVAAEKLDDFTSQGLETDVAIGLETATDRVRHDCVNKYFDFADFEDACAEAGDAGAGVKAYLLMKPPFLSESEAVADMKSSIRRCADVDHCHTVSMNPTNVQRYTMVDELYFNGGYRPPWLWSVADVLESTADVDAIVVSDPVGHGSDRGAHNCGDCDDLVQKAIKDFDLRQDPTVFSQVSCDCEGTWDVVMAEETSYSMPLAR, encoded by the coding sequence ATGAGTCAGCCGAGCCCCGAAGTGTACGAGCGGGGGAAGGGCATGGACGCCCACAACGAAGTGATGCGCGAGATTCGCTCGCGCAAGGACCGGACGTACGACCCGCACGAACCCACGCGCGTCTGGTTGGACGAGGACAACACGCCCGACGGCGTGAAGCGGTCGCTCACCATCATCCTCAACACCGGCGGCTGTCGCTGGGCGCGCGCCGGCGGGTGCACGATGTGCGGCTACGTCGCCGAGTCCGTCGAGGGCGGCAGCGTCGCCCACGAGGCGCTGATGGACCAGATTCAGGTCTGTCTCGACCACGAAGCGGAGAACGCGGACGAACCGGCCGACCTCATCAAGATATACACCTCCGGCAGCTTCCTCGACGAACGCGAAGTCGGCGCGGAGACGCGACGGGCCATCGGCGAGACGTTCGGCGACCGGGAGCGAATCGTCGTCGAGTCGCTGCCGGACTTCGTCGCCGCCGAGAAACTGGACGACTTCACCTCGCAGGGACTGGAGACGGACGTCGCCATCGGACTGGAGACGGCGACGGACCGCGTGCGCCACGACTGCGTGAACAAGTACTTCGACTTCGCGGACTTCGAGGACGCCTGCGCCGAGGCCGGCGACGCGGGCGCGGGCGTGAAGGCGTACCTGCTGATGAAGCCGCCGTTCCTCTCGGAGTCGGAGGCGGTCGCGGACATGAAGTCCTCCATCCGGCGGTGCGCCGACGTCGACCACTGCCACACCGTCTCGATGAACCCGACGAACGTCCAGCGCTACACGATGGTCGACGAACTCTACTTCAACGGCGGCTACCGCCCGCCGTGGCTCTGGTCGGTCGCCGACGTGCTGGAGTCGACCGCCGACGTGGACGCCATCGTCGTCTCCGACCCAGTGGGTCACGGCTCCGACCGCGGCGCGCACAACTGCGGCGACTGCGACGACCTGGTGCAGAAGGCCATCAAGGACTTCGACCTCCGGCAGGACCCGACCGTGTTCTCGCAGGTGTCCTGCGACTGCGAGGGAACGTGGGACGTCGTGATGGCGGAGGAGACGTCCTACTCGATGCCGCTGGCTCGCTGA
- a CDS encoding AzlC family ABC transporter permease, translating to MFRIPAEVRRGVRDVSPILVGIVPFGLVAGVAAVDAGLSPLQAVGLSMVVFAGASQLAIVDLLSRNAELAVVFLTAVVINLRMMMYSASIAPHFRTFRSGWKAVTSYLLTDQAYALSIARYGEDRLSATERRNYYLAVAASLWSVWQVCTVFGVLLGTGVPDSWGLAFAVPLVFLALLVPAVSNRPSAAAAVVGGGVAVAGEVVVVGGSPGLPFNLGLLLGAVAGVLAGVAASSLGDGPADAEEVSH from the coding sequence GTGTTCCGTATCCCGGCAGAGGTTCGCCGCGGCGTCCGCGACGTGAGTCCCATCCTCGTCGGCATCGTGCCGTTCGGCCTCGTCGCGGGCGTCGCCGCCGTCGACGCCGGTCTCTCGCCGCTACAGGCGGTCGGCCTGTCGATGGTGGTGTTCGCCGGCGCGTCCCAGTTGGCCATCGTCGACCTGCTGAGCCGCAACGCCGAACTCGCCGTCGTCTTCCTCACGGCCGTCGTCATCAACCTCCGGATGATGATGTACTCCGCCTCCATCGCCCCCCACTTCCGGACGTTTCGCTCGGGGTGGAAGGCGGTCACGTCGTACCTCCTCACCGATCAGGCCTACGCGCTCTCCATCGCCCGGTACGGCGAGGACCGACTGAGCGCGACCGAACGCCGGAACTACTACCTCGCCGTCGCGGCGTCGCTGTGGAGCGTCTGGCAGGTGTGTACGGTGTTCGGCGTCCTCCTCGGGACGGGCGTGCCCGACTCGTGGGGGCTGGCGTTCGCCGTCCCCCTCGTCTTCCTCGCGCTCCTCGTCCCCGCGGTGTCGAACCGGCCGAGCGCCGCGGCCGCCGTCGTCGGCGGCGGCGTCGCCGTCGCGGGCGAGGTGGTGGTCGTCGGCGGCAGTCCCGGCCTGCCGTTCAACCTCGGCCTCCTCCTCGGTGCCGTCGCGGGCGTCCTCGCGGGCGTCGCCGCCTCGTCGCTCGGCGACGGCCCGGCCGACGCGGAGGAGGTGAGCCACTGA
- a CDS encoding formyltetrahydrofolate deformylase — MTDLTEITVIGGDRTGLVANVTTLLFERGINVEDLDQAVRDGVFRMTLHADTSEMVCTEETLRDALSDLGDDLGVDVQVRFPADRDTQRIAVLATKESHCLEALFEAWTNGDLDAEISVVVGNRDHLRPLAERYDVPFHDVGDEKGSPDEDELLALLDDYDADLVVLARYMRILGPNVVFRYEDRIINIHPSLLPAFPGAAAYRQAKEEGVRIAGVTAHYVTTDLDQGPIITQRAFDVPDDASLEEIKSLGQPLEADALLEAVRLHLDDAVSVHRGRTSLRPGADADDYQLGATDAATAANPDRPVDGLADTLRDGETAGAESDDDSAADESEAEAPNPSDD, encoded by the coding sequence ATGACAGACCTCACCGAGATCACCGTCATCGGAGGAGACAGGACCGGACTCGTCGCGAACGTCACCACCCTGCTGTTCGAGCGCGGAATCAACGTCGAAGACCTCGACCAGGCCGTCCGCGACGGCGTCTTCCGCATGACGCTGCACGCGGACACCTCCGAGATGGTCTGCACCGAGGAGACACTCCGGGACGCGCTCTCGGACCTCGGCGACGACCTGGGCGTGGACGTGCAAGTGCGCTTCCCCGCCGACCGCGACACCCAGCGGATAGCCGTCCTCGCGACGAAGGAGAGCCACTGCCTCGAAGCGCTGTTCGAGGCGTGGACGAACGGCGACCTCGACGCCGAAATCTCGGTCGTCGTCGGCAACCGCGACCACCTGCGCCCCCTCGCGGAACGCTACGACGTGCCGTTCCACGACGTCGGCGACGAGAAGGGGTCGCCCGACGAGGACGAACTGCTCGCCCTCCTCGACGACTACGACGCCGACCTCGTGGTGCTGGCCCGCTACATGCGCATCCTCGGCCCGAACGTCGTCTTCCGCTACGAGGACCGTATCATCAACATCCACCCCTCCCTGCTCCCGGCGTTCCCCGGCGCGGCCGCCTACCGGCAGGCGAAAGAGGAAGGCGTCCGCATCGCGGGCGTCACCGCCCACTACGTGACGACGGACCTCGACCAGGGGCCCATCATCACCCAGCGAGCGTTCGACGTGCCCGACGACGCCTCGCTGGAGGAGATCAAGTCGCTGGGGCAACCGCTGGAGGCCGACGCCCTCCTCGAAGCGGTCCGACTCCACCTCGACGACGCGGTGAGCGTCCACCGCGGACGCACCAGTCTCCGACCGGGCGCGGACGCCGACGACTACCAACTCGGCGCGACGGACGCGGCGACGGCGGCGAACCCGGACCGCCCCGTCGACGGACTCGCCGACACACTCCGCGACGGCGAGACGGCGGGAGCAGAGTCGGACGACGACTCGGCGGCCGACGAATCCGAGGCCGAAGCGCCGAACCCCTCGGACGACTGA
- the purS gene encoding phosphoribosylformylglycinamidine synthase subunit PurS — MTTYTATVTVRLKQGVLDPEAETTKRALERLGFELESLRSADQFEVEMDAESAAVAEDRADEMAERLLANPTIHDYEVEVAEA, encoded by the coding sequence ATGACGACCTACACCGCGACGGTGACGGTCCGCCTGAAACAGGGCGTCCTCGACCCGGAGGCCGAGACGACCAAGCGCGCCCTCGAACGCCTCGGGTTCGAGTTGGAGTCGCTTCGCTCGGCCGACCAGTTCGAGGTGGAGATGGACGCCGAGTCGGCCGCGGTCGCCGAGGACCGCGCCGACGAGATGGCCGAACGACTCCTCGCCAACCCGACCATCCACGACTACGAGGTCGAGGTGGCCGAGGCGTAG